Proteins encoded by one window of Manihot esculenta cultivar AM560-2 chromosome 10, M.esculenta_v8, whole genome shotgun sequence:
- the LOC110624233 gene encoding tubulin alpha-2 chain has translation MRECISIHIGQAGIQVGNACWELYCLEHGIQPDGQMPSDKTVGGGDDAFNTFFSETGAGKHVPRAVFVDLEPTVIDEVRTGTYRQLFHPEQLISGKEDAANNFARGHYTIGKEIVDLCLDRIRKLADNCTGLQGFLVFNAVGGGTGSGLGSLLLERLSVDYGKKSKLGFTVYPSPQVSTSVVEPYNSVLSTHSLLEHTDVAVLLDNEAIYDICRRSLDIERPTYTNLNRLVSQVISSLTASLRFDGALNVDVTEFQTNLVPYPRIHFMLSSYAPVISAEKAYHEQLSVAEITNSAFEPSSMMAKCDPRHGKYMACCLMYRGDVVPKDVNAAVATIKTKRTIQFVDWCPTGFKCGINYQPPTVVPGGDLAKVQRAVCMISNSTSVAEVFSRIDHKFDLMYAKRAFVHWYVGEGMEEGEFSEAREDLAALEKDYEEVGAESAEGDDGEDEEY, from the exons GTGACGATGCTTTCAACACCTTTTTCAGTGAAACTGGTGCAGGGAAGCACGTTCCTCGCGCTGTCTTTGTAGATCTTGAACCCACTGTCATTGATGAAGTCAGGACCGGAACTTACCGCCAGCTCTTCCACCCAGAGCAGCTCATAAGTGGCAAGGAAGATGCTGCCAATAACTTTGCCCGTGGCCATTATACCA TTGGCAAGGAAATTGTTGATCTCTGCCTGGACCGCATCAGAAAGCTTGCTGATAACTGCACTGGTCTCCAAGGATTCCTTGTATTCAATGCTGTCGGTGGTGGTACTGGATCTGGTCTTGGATCCCTCCTCTTGGAGCGTTTGTCTGTTGATTATGGAAAGAAATCCAAGTTGGGTTTCACTGTCTACCCATCTCCCCAGGTCTCCACATCTGTTGTTGAGCCGTACAACAGTGTCCTTTCAACTCACTCCCTCTTGGAACACACTGACGTTGCTGTGCTTCTTGACAATGAGGCCATCTATGATATCTGCAGGCGCTCCCTTGACATTGAGCGACCCACCTACACCAATCTTAACAGGCTTGTGTCTCAG GTGATCTCTTCCTTGACTGCATCTCTGAGGTTTGATGGTGCTCTGAACGTGGATGTGACTGAATTCCAGACCAACTTGGTCCCATACCCCAGAATTCACTTCATGCTTTCCTCCTATGCACCAGTTATCTCTGCTGAGAAGGCTTACCATGAACAACTCTCTGTTGCTGAAATCACAAACAGTGCTTTTGAGCCCTCTTCTATGATGGCCAAGTGTGATCCTCGTCATGGTAAATACATGGCCTGCTGCTTGATGTACCGTGGTGATGTTGTGCCCAAGGATGTGAATGCTGCAGTTGCCACTATTAAGACCAAGCGCACCATTCAGTTTGTTGACTGGTGCCCAACTGGATTCAAGTGCGGTATCAACTACCAGCCACCCACTGTTGTTCCTGGCGGTGACCTTGCCAAGGTTCAGAGGGCTGTGTGCATGATCTCCAACTCGACCAGTGTTGCTGAGGTGTTCTCAAGAATTGACCACAAGTTTGACCTCATGTATGCTAAGCGTGCTTTTGTGCACTGGTATGTGGGTGAGGGTATGGAGGAAGGAGAGTTCTCTGAGGCACGTGAGGATCTTGCTGCCCTTGAAAAGGATTATGAAGAGGTTGGTGCTGAATCAGCTGAGGGTGATGACGGTGAAGATGAAGAATATTAA